One Streptomyces fagopyri DNA window includes the following coding sequences:
- a CDS encoding carboxymuconolactone decarboxylase family protein — MTTNEASPDTDAGTTEEYAPEHSPRLAWAKLAPDVYKAMVRLDMAAQQGLDPKLGELVRIRASQLNHCAFCLDMHTKDALAAGESVERIVQLSAWDESRHFYTEKELAAIELTEAVTVLTDGFVPDEVYARAARHFEEAELAQLIASITVINAWNRFGVTCRLVPGHYTPGQYK; from the coding sequence ATGACGACGAACGAAGCCTCCCCCGACACCGACGCCGGCACCACCGAGGAGTACGCGCCCGAGCACAGCCCCCGGCTGGCCTGGGCCAAGCTGGCCCCCGACGTCTACAAGGCCATGGTCCGGCTCGACATGGCCGCCCAGCAGGGGCTCGACCCGAAGCTGGGCGAGCTGGTGCGGATCCGCGCCTCCCAGCTCAACCACTGCGCGTTCTGTCTCGACATGCACACCAAGGACGCGCTCGCCGCGGGTGAGAGCGTGGAGCGGATCGTGCAGCTCAGCGCGTGGGACGAGTCCCGGCACTTCTACACCGAGAAGGAGCTCGCGGCGATCGAGCTGACGGAGGCGGTCACCGTACTGACCGACGGCTTCGTGCCGGACGAGGTCTACGCGCGTGCCGCCCGGCACTTCGAGGAGGCCGAGCTGGCGCAGCTGATCGCCTCGATCACGGTGATCAACGCGTGGAACCGGTTCGGGGTGACCTGCCGGCTCGTGCCCGGCCACTACACGCCCGGACAGTACAAGTGA
- a CDS encoding ABC transporter substrate-binding protein, with the protein MRLRTMSVTAGVSALLLLTGCGAADMTKQASPFAGAQGAGTVTLSVQSWVGAQANVGVAQYLLEHELGYRVDTVQVDEVPAWDALSQGRVDAILEDWGHPDQEKRYVEDKKTIVAGGGLGVTGHIGWYVPTYFARQHPDVTDWKNLNKYAGRLRTAESGGKGQLLDGSPSYVTNDKALVGNLKLNYQVVFAGSEAAQITQMKQFAKERKPFLTYWYSPQWLFEKVPMTEVRLPAYKDGCDADAAKVACAYPHTPLQKYLNTDFAKNGGRAAAFLKKFKWTTEDQNEVSLMIANDRMSAQEAAKKWVDSHPSTWRAWLS; encoded by the coding sequence ATGCGACTTCGTACGATGTCGGTGACGGCCGGTGTGTCCGCCCTGCTGTTGCTGACCGGCTGCGGCGCGGCCGACATGACCAAGCAGGCCTCGCCCTTCGCCGGCGCCCAGGGCGCCGGGACGGTGACCCTGTCCGTGCAGTCCTGGGTCGGGGCGCAGGCCAACGTGGGGGTCGCCCAGTACCTGCTGGAGCACGAGCTCGGCTATCGCGTCGACACCGTCCAGGTCGACGAGGTCCCCGCGTGGGACGCGCTCAGCCAGGGCCGGGTCGACGCCATCCTGGAGGACTGGGGCCACCCCGACCAGGAGAAGCGGTACGTCGAGGACAAGAAGACGATCGTCGCGGGCGGCGGGCTCGGGGTCACCGGGCACATCGGCTGGTACGTGCCCACGTACTTCGCCCGGCAGCACCCGGACGTCACCGACTGGAAGAACCTGAACAAGTACGCCGGCCGACTGCGCACCGCGGAGAGCGGCGGCAAGGGCCAGCTGCTGGACGGCTCCCCGTCGTACGTCACCAACGACAAGGCGCTGGTCGGCAACCTGAAGCTGAACTACCAGGTGGTGTTCGCCGGTTCGGAGGCCGCGCAGATCACCCAGATGAAGCAGTTCGCGAAGGAGAGGAAGCCCTTCCTCACGTACTGGTACTCACCGCAGTGGCTCTTCGAGAAGGTTCCGATGACGGAGGTGAGGCTGCCCGCCTACAAGGACGGCTGCGACGCGGACGCGGCGAAGGTCGCCTGCGCCTATCCGCACACCCCGCTCCAGAAGTACCTCAACACGGACTTCGCGAAGAACGGCGGCAGGGCGGCCGCCTTCCTGAAGAAGTTCAAGTGGACCACCGAGGACCAGAACGAGGTCTCCCTGATGATCGCCAACGACAGGATGTCGGCGCAGGAGGCGGCCAAGAAGTGGGTGGACAGCCACCCGTCGACCTGGCGGGCGTGGCTGTCCTGA
- a CDS encoding ABC transporter permease has protein sequence MAAVTATVGHTGVSALLRSATRHRALAKILLLAVAAAVLVPVLDSRWAGGTWPHALTVDLAGPLGRTSDWIIDNRDSHPLFLYFFGYVSNAVVLCVRAVYLVLLAAGWAGVTVAAGLVAWRAAGIRLALGTTAAFLACGLLGMWVPTLQTLALMVVAVLASVALGALLGLAAGLSDRTYRALRPVLDTMQVLPAFAYLLPVVLVFGIGVPAAVLATVVYAAPPMARLTALGLRDADTGVMEAVTSLGATARQRLLTARLPLARKELLLGLNQTIMMALSMAVIASVIGAGGLGDRVYQALASVDVGAALAAGIPIVLLAVVLDRVTGAAGERLGTRTGGTALVRAYALAAAVAVALAGRLTGRLDWPGTWTVHIAEPVNRVVGWMTDHLYSGVPHLGGTADWAGHFTTWVLDPLRDGFQSLPWWSVLLIVAALAWLIGTWRTALTAVLAMAAIGVLGVWKPSLDTLSQVLAAVAVTLVLGFATGVAAARSERVERLLRPVLDVFQTMPQFVYLIPVVALFGVGRAPAVAAAVVYALPAVVRITTQGLRAVDPAALEAARSLGATGAQQLRQVQLPLARPALLLAVNQGVVLVLAVVIIGGLVGGGALGYDVVFGLAQGDLATGLVAGAAIVCLGLMLDRVTQPTRRATKKGA, from the coding sequence ATGGCCGCAGTCACCGCGACCGTCGGACACACCGGCGTCTCCGCCCTGCTCAGGAGCGCCACCCGGCACCGTGCCCTGGCCAAGATCCTGCTCCTCGCCGTCGCCGCGGCCGTCCTCGTCCCGGTGCTCGACTCCCGCTGGGCCGGCGGCACCTGGCCGCACGCGCTCACCGTCGACCTCGCCGGGCCGCTCGGCAGAACCAGCGACTGGATCATCGACAACCGGGACAGCCACCCGCTGTTCCTCTACTTCTTCGGCTACGTCAGCAACGCCGTCGTCCTCTGCGTGCGCGCCGTCTACCTGGTGCTGCTCGCCGCGGGCTGGGCCGGCGTCACGGTGGCCGCGGGGCTCGTCGCCTGGCGGGCCGCCGGGATCCGGCTCGCGCTCGGAACGACCGCCGCCTTCCTCGCCTGCGGACTGCTCGGCATGTGGGTGCCCACCCTCCAGACGCTCGCGCTCATGGTGGTCGCCGTCCTCGCGTCCGTCGCCCTCGGCGCGCTGCTCGGCCTCGCCGCCGGGCTCTCCGACCGCACCTACCGCGCGCTGCGCCCGGTCCTCGACACCATGCAGGTGCTCCCGGCGTTCGCCTACCTGCTGCCCGTCGTCCTGGTCTTCGGCATCGGTGTCCCCGCCGCCGTCCTGGCCACCGTCGTGTACGCGGCGCCGCCCATGGCCCGGCTCACCGCGCTCGGCCTGCGCGACGCCGACACCGGTGTCATGGAGGCCGTCACCTCGCTCGGCGCCACGGCCCGCCAGCGGCTGCTGACCGCCCGCCTCCCGCTGGCCCGCAAGGAACTCCTGCTGGGCCTCAACCAGACGATCATGATGGCCCTGTCGATGGCGGTCATCGCCTCCGTCATCGGCGCGGGCGGCCTCGGCGACCGCGTCTACCAGGCCCTCGCCTCCGTCGACGTGGGCGCCGCGCTCGCCGCCGGCATCCCGATCGTGCTGCTCGCGGTCGTCCTGGACCGGGTGACCGGCGCCGCGGGCGAACGGCTCGGCACCCGCACCGGGGGAACCGCCCTGGTCCGGGCGTACGCCCTCGCCGCGGCCGTCGCCGTGGCGCTCGCCGGACGCCTCACCGGCCGGCTCGACTGGCCAGGCACCTGGACCGTGCACATCGCCGAGCCCGTGAACCGCGTCGTCGGCTGGATGACCGACCACCTCTACTCCGGGGTCCCTCACCTCGGCGGCACCGCCGACTGGGCCGGCCACTTCACCACCTGGGTCCTGGACCCGCTCCGGGACGGCTTCCAGTCGCTGCCCTGGTGGTCTGTCCTGCTGATCGTCGCCGCCCTCGCCTGGCTGATCGGCACCTGGCGCACCGCCCTCACCGCGGTCCTCGCGATGGCGGCGATCGGGGTGCTGGGCGTGTGGAAGCCCTCCCTGGACACGCTCTCGCAGGTGCTCGCGGCCGTCGCCGTGACCCTCGTCCTCGGTTTCGCGACCGGCGTGGCGGCGGCGCGCAGCGAGCGCGTCGAGCGGCTGCTGCGGCCCGTCCTGGACGTCTTCCAGACGATGCCGCAGTTCGTGTACCTCATCCCGGTGGTGGCGCTGTTCGGCGTCGGCCGGGCGCCCGCCGTCGCCGCGGCCGTCGTCTACGCCCTGCCCGCCGTCGTCCGCATCACCACCCAGGGCCTGCGCGCCGTCGATCCCGCCGCGCTGGAGGCGGCCCGCTCGCTCGGCGCGACCGGCGCCCAGCAGCTGCGCCAGGTCCAGCTCCCGCTGGCCCGCCCGGCCCTGCTCCTCGCCGTCAACCAGGGGGTCGTGCTGGTCCTCGCCGTCGTCATCATCGGCGGCCTGGTCGGCGGCGGCGCGCTCGGCTACGACGTCGTGTTCGGCCTCGCGCAGGGCGACCTGGCGACCGGACTGGTGGCCGGAGCGGCGATCGTCTGCCTCGGCCTGATGCTCGACCGGGTGACCCAGCCGACCCGGCGGGCCACGAAGAAGGGAGCGTGA
- a CDS encoding quaternary amine ABC transporter ATP-binding protein, whose translation MSTSASSASSASSASGASSASGAGSASGAGSASNAGSVSGVGESGGAGTAHGSDGPVFSVDGLWKVFGPRPERVPADPGLAALTPAELRSRTGCTAAVRDVGFDVRKGEVFVVMGLSGSGKSTLVRCLTRLIEPTAGTIAIDGEDVRAMDRARLRELRRHRAAMVFQHFGLLPHRSVLDNVAYGLEIQGVGKTERRERAAAVVAKVGLEGMEHRKPGQLSGGQQQRVGLARALAVDPEVLLFDEPFSALDPLIRRDMQEEVVRLHHDEGRTMVFITHDLNEALRLGDRIALMRDGRIVQLGTPEEIVGSPADDYVREFVRDVPREQVMTVRTAMRAASADEAARGPAVAPETTVSQAIEAVARSGDPARVMEKGRCLGVVDSAALLGVVAGTDATARGEEVA comes from the coding sequence ATGAGTACCAGCGCCAGTAGCGCCAGTAGCGCCAGTAGTGCCAGTGGTGCCAGTAGTGCCAGTGGTGCCGGTAGTGCCAGTGGTGCCGGTAGTGCCAGTAACGCCGGCAGTGTCAGTGGCGTCGGCGAGTCCGGTGGCGCCGGGACCGCGCACGGCTCCGATGGGCCCGTCTTCTCCGTGGACGGGCTGTGGAAGGTCTTCGGACCCAGGCCCGAGCGGGTCCCCGCCGACCCCGGGCTGGCCGCCCTCACGCCCGCCGAACTCCGCTCCCGCACCGGCTGCACCGCCGCCGTCCGGGACGTCGGCTTCGACGTGCGCAAGGGCGAGGTCTTCGTCGTCATGGGCCTGTCCGGCTCGGGCAAGTCCACCCTCGTACGGTGTCTGACCCGGCTCATCGAGCCGACCGCGGGCACGATCGCCATCGACGGCGAGGACGTACGCGCCATGGACCGGGCCCGGCTGCGCGAACTGCGCCGCCACCGCGCCGCGATGGTCTTCCAGCACTTCGGCCTGCTCCCCCACCGCTCGGTCCTCGACAACGTCGCCTACGGCCTGGAGATCCAGGGCGTCGGCAAGACGGAGCGCCGCGAGCGGGCCGCCGCGGTCGTCGCCAAGGTCGGCCTCGAAGGCATGGAGCACCGGAAGCCGGGTCAGCTCTCCGGCGGCCAGCAGCAGCGCGTCGGGCTCGCGCGGGCCCTCGCCGTCGACCCCGAAGTGCTGCTCTTCGACGAGCCGTTCAGCGCGCTCGACCCGCTCATCCGGCGCGACATGCAGGAGGAGGTCGTCCGCCTCCACCACGACGAGGGCCGCACCATGGTCTTCATCACCCACGACCTGAACGAGGCCCTGCGCCTGGGCGACCGCATCGCCCTGATGCGCGACGGCCGCATCGTCCAGCTCGGCACGCCCGAGGAGATCGTCGGCTCGCCCGCCGACGACTACGTCCGCGAGTTCGTCCGGGACGTGCCGCGCGAGCAGGTCATGACGGTGCGTACCGCGATGCGCGCCGCGTCCGCGGACGAGGCCGCGCGCGGCCCGGCGGTGGCACCGGAGACGACCGTCTCCCAGGCCATCGAAGCGGTGGCCCGCTCCGGCGACCCCGCACGCGTCATGGAGAAGGGGCGCTGCCTCGGCGTCGTGGACTCGGCCGCACTGCTCGGGGTGGTGGCCGGTACGGACGCCACGGCCCGCGGTGAGGAGGTGGCCTGA
- a CDS encoding GMC family oxidoreductase, with product MHENTYDYVVIGGGTAGSVIASRLTENPDVTVAVIEGGPSDVGREDVLTLRRWMGLLGGELDYDYPTTEQPRGNSHIRHSRARVLGGCSSHNTLIAFKPLPSDWDEWEAAGAEGWGAVPMEAYFARLLNNIVPVDEKDRNAIARDFVDAARSALGVPRVEGFNKQPFTEGAGFFDLAYHPENNKRSSASVAYLHPVMDERSNLTLMLETWAHRLELAGTRATGVHVRTEDGEEVLVRARREVVLCAGAVDSPRLLLHSGIGPAADLRALGIPVAHDLPGVGENLLDHPESVIVWETDGPIPENSAMDSDAGLFVRRDPRHAGPDLMFHFYQVPFTDNPERIGYERPAHGVSMTPNIPKPRSRGRLYLTSADPAVKPALDFRYFTDEDDYDGRTLVDGIRIAREIAATEPLAGWLKREVCPGPDVTDAEELSAYARQVAHTVYHPAGTCRMGAAADSDAVVDPELRVRGLDGLRVADASVFPTMPAVNPMIGVLMVGEKCAELIGGGA from the coding sequence ATGCACGAGAACACGTACGACTACGTCGTCATCGGAGGCGGAACGGCCGGCTCCGTGATCGCCTCCCGGCTCACCGAGAACCCCGATGTCACCGTCGCCGTCATCGAGGGCGGCCCCAGTGACGTCGGCCGCGAGGACGTCCTCACCCTGCGCCGCTGGATGGGTCTGCTCGGCGGCGAACTCGACTACGACTACCCGACCACCGAGCAGCCCCGCGGCAACTCGCACATCCGGCACAGCCGTGCCCGGGTGCTGGGCGGCTGTTCCTCGCACAACACGCTCATCGCGTTCAAACCGCTGCCCTCCGACTGGGACGAGTGGGAGGCGGCGGGCGCCGAGGGCTGGGGCGCGGTGCCGATGGAGGCGTACTTCGCGCGGCTCCTCAACAACATCGTCCCGGTCGACGAGAAGGACCGGAACGCCATCGCCCGCGACTTCGTCGACGCCGCCCGGTCCGCGCTGGGCGTGCCCCGCGTCGAGGGCTTCAACAAGCAGCCGTTCACCGAGGGCGCCGGCTTCTTCGACCTCGCCTACCACCCCGAGAACAACAAGCGGTCCAGCGCGTCGGTCGCCTATCTGCACCCGGTGATGGACGAGCGGTCCAACCTGACGCTGATGCTGGAGACCTGGGCGCACCGGCTGGAGCTGGCGGGGACGCGCGCGACGGGCGTGCACGTCCGCACCGAGGACGGCGAGGAGGTCCTCGTACGGGCGAGGCGCGAGGTCGTGCTGTGCGCGGGCGCCGTGGACTCGCCGCGGCTGCTGCTGCACTCCGGCATCGGACCGGCCGCCGATCTGCGGGCGCTCGGCATACCCGTCGCCCACGACCTGCCCGGCGTGGGCGAGAACCTGCTCGACCACCCCGAGTCGGTGATCGTGTGGGAGACGGACGGCCCCATCCCCGAGAACTCCGCGATGGACTCCGACGCGGGTCTCTTCGTGCGCCGCGACCCCCGACACGCGGGCCCCGACCTGATGTTCCACTTCTACCAGGTCCCGTTCACGGACAACCCGGAGCGGATCGGGTACGAACGCCCCGCGCACGGCGTCTCGATGACCCCGAACATCCCCAAGCCGCGCAGCCGCGGACGGCTGTACCTGACCAGCGCCGACCCCGCGGTCAAACCCGCCCTGGACTTCCGCTACTTCACGGACGAGGACGACTACGACGGCCGCACCCTCGTCGACGGCATCCGCATCGCCCGCGAGATCGCCGCGACCGAGCCGCTCGCGGGCTGGCTCAAGCGTGAGGTGTGCCCCGGCCCTGACGTCACGGACGCCGAGGAGCTGAGCGCGTACGCGCGCCAGGTCGCGCACACCGTGTACCACCCGGCGGGTACCTGCCGGATGGGGGCGGCCGCGGACTCCGACGCGGTGGTGGACCCGGAACTGAGGGTGCGCGGACTCGACGGTCTCCGTGTCGCCGACGCGTCCGTCTTCCCGACCATGCCCGCCGTGAACCCGATGATCGGGGTGCTCATGGTCGGCGAGAAATGTGCCGAGCTGATCGGAGGCGGTGCGTGA
- a CDS encoding aldehyde dehydrogenase family protein: MAGHQAQQAEQTLHVGGEWRAAASRATREILDPADAEPFAVVAEGDERDTDVAVAAARVAFDEGPWPHTPVAERAALLRRVAGLLVRDREELGLLESRDAGKTVEEGRVDIDCVADAFRYFADLVVGEGGGRVVDAGSADVHSVVVHEPVGVCALITPWNYPLLQASWKVAPALAAGNTFVVKPSEITPLTTIALLRLLVEAGLPAGVANLVTGPGHTVGARLAEHPDVDLVSFTGGLVSGTKVARAAADTVKKVALELGGKNPNVVFADACATDEDFDTAVDQALNAAFIHSGQVCSAGSRLIVEESVRERFVAELARRAGRIRLGRGTEEGVECGPLVSGQQREKTEAYVASALAEGAVLRAGGRRPEPSGSRPATGYFYEPTVLDQCHRAMKVVREEVFGPVLTVETFRTEEEAVALANDTEYGLAGAVWTADAGRARRVAGRLRHGTVWINDFHPYLPQAEWGGFGRSGVGRELGPAGLAEYRETKHVYQNLAPKPVRWFAG, from the coding sequence ATGGCCGGACACCAGGCTCAGCAGGCAGAACAGACCCTCCACGTGGGCGGGGAGTGGCGCGCGGCCGCATCCCGCGCGACCCGCGAGATCCTCGACCCCGCGGATGCCGAGCCGTTCGCCGTGGTCGCGGAGGGTGACGAGAGGGACACCGACGTGGCGGTGGCGGCCGCGCGCGTCGCCTTCGACGAGGGCCCGTGGCCGCACACCCCGGTCGCCGAGCGGGCCGCGCTGCTGCGCCGCGTCGCCGGTCTCCTGGTCCGCGACCGTGAGGAGCTCGGGCTGCTGGAGAGCCGGGACGCGGGCAAGACGGTCGAGGAAGGGCGCGTCGACATCGACTGCGTCGCCGACGCCTTCCGGTACTTCGCCGATCTCGTCGTGGGGGAGGGCGGCGGCCGGGTCGTCGACGCCGGGTCCGCGGACGTCCACAGTGTCGTCGTGCACGAGCCGGTGGGTGTCTGCGCACTGATCACGCCCTGGAACTATCCGCTGCTGCAGGCCAGTTGGAAGGTCGCTCCGGCCCTGGCCGCCGGGAACACCTTCGTGGTCAAACCGAGCGAGATCACTCCGCTGACGACGATCGCGCTGCTGCGGCTGCTCGTCGAGGCCGGTCTGCCGGCCGGGGTCGCCAATCTCGTCACGGGGCCCGGACACACGGTCGGCGCCCGCCTCGCCGAGCACCCCGACGTCGACCTCGTCTCGTTCACGGGCGGCCTGGTCAGCGGGACGAAGGTGGCCAGGGCCGCCGCCGACACGGTCAAGAAGGTCGCCCTCGAACTCGGCGGCAAGAACCCCAACGTCGTCTTCGCGGACGCCTGCGCGACGGACGAGGACTTCGACACCGCCGTCGACCAGGCACTCAACGCCGCGTTCATCCACAGCGGCCAGGTCTGCTCGGCGGGCTCCCGCCTCATCGTCGAGGAGTCCGTGCGCGAACGCTTCGTCGCCGAACTCGCGCGCCGGGCCGGGCGGATCAGGCTGGGCCGCGGCACCGAGGAAGGTGTCGAGTGCGGCCCGCTGGTCTCCGGGCAGCAGCGCGAGAAGACCGAGGCGTACGTCGCCTCCGCGCTGGCGGAGGGCGCGGTGCTGAGGGCCGGCGGCCGGCGTCCCGAACCGTCCGGCAGCAGGCCCGCCACCGGCTACTTCTACGAGCCGACCGTCCTCGACCAGTGCCACCGCGCGATGAAGGTGGTCCGCGAGGAGGTCTTCGGGCCGGTCCTGACCGTGGAGACGTTCCGCACCGAGGAGGAGGCCGTCGCGCTCGCCAACGACACCGAGTACGGGCTCGCGGGCGCCGTCTGGACCGCCGACGCGGGCCGCGCGCGCCGGGTCGCCGGACGGCTGCGGCACGGCACCGTCTGGATCAACGACTTCCACCCCTACCTCCCGCAGGCGGAGTGGGGCGGCTTCGGCAGGAGCGGTGTGGGGCGCGAGCTGGGCCCGGCGGGCCTCGCCGAGTACCGCGAGACGAAGCACGTCTACCAGAACCTCGCGCCCAAGCCTGTCCGCTGGTTCGCGGGCTGA